Below is a genomic region from Culicoides brevitarsis isolate CSIRO-B50_1 chromosome 2, AGI_CSIRO_Cbre_v1, whole genome shotgun sequence.
GACCTGGCGCTGATTCGACACTTACGTATTCGCGAGCGCCTTCGTGAACAACTTTACCCGGAGGCCCTGGAGGACCAATTggactgaaaatttaaagaaaaaatttagaaatcttgatggaaaatgatttaaattcataCCCTGGAAGTCCTTGAAGACCTGGAATACCAGGAGCTCCTCTTTCGCCTTTTTGTCCTAAAGATCCTGCCCCGCCAAAGCCCTGAAAATGaacttaaatgaaaatttgatcgattttgaggttagaaattCTTACAGGTTCTCCTTTTTCACCCTTTTTGCCATCTAAACCGGGCAATCCAATAACTCCTTGATCGCCTTTTTCTCCTTTCGCTGTGAAACTTGCTCCTGGTTGTCCGGGAACGCCACGTGGTCccttttgaggttatgtttgtgatcaattttgaggttagaatcaTAAAAATCTCAACTTACGGGTTTTCCGCGTGCTCCTGGAAGTCCTGTTGGTCCAATTAATCCTCGAGGTCCTGCAGGTCCTGGCATTCcctgaattttaaacaaatttcaattgaaattctaaaaaaatttcgaaattttctcacaTCTGTTCCATTATATCCGGGAGGTCCTCTTGGGCAAACGATATCGCACGTTGGTTGAGGTCCCTGAGCACTCGGCAAATTAGGACTAACTCCCGCAACTTCATACTGAGGCAATTCATCGCACGTTTCCTTCGTTGGTTTCGTTGGATCGCAACTCAAAACCATCCATTGAAGATCGACATGAGGCGATTCTGCGTGCAAAACGTGCTCTTCAGCAAATCTCGCTACAGAAACATATCCACTCGAAGTATCAAAATATCCTCTTGCCTCCAATTCAGCGTCGTACGTTCCATCCAAATATCGCACAGGTTGACAATCGACCCAAAGTGAGGCTTTTTCATGCGTTACGCCGAGCATAACTTTGTGCCAACGTTGATCGAAGAGTTCGCGATGCTCGAATTCAATGACTTGCAAATGCCCGTCGACTTGCGGCAAAGAAACTTCCAACGTCGAATGCGCTGGATTGAGTTTCACGTACATTTGAGACTCTTCGTAGGAGTTACTCAAATGGAAAAGGTACCATGGGTCTTGGGTTTCTTCGTGACTGCGATAAGTGCACTCGAAACTGAATTGATGAGGGATTCCTTGGGGGAAGGCTTCGTAACTGTGACTgttgaaagagaaaatttcattgaaa
It encodes:
- the LOC134832416 gene encoding collagen alpha-1(IX) chain-like, with product MAKFCLTFVLICMTYRLLLAQQLEYEYEHGPCGKWRPGDADLNTFDLIREFRLDQSEILYESVERVQGSDMLQTAYSLRRESNLTIHSYEAFPQGIPHQFSFECTYRSHEETQDPWYLFHLSNSYEESQMYVKLNPAHSTLEVSLPQVDGHLQVIEFEHRELFDQRWHKVMLGVTHEKASLWVDCQPVRYLDGTYDAELEARGYFDTSSGYVSVARFAEEHVLHAESPHVDLQWMVLSCDPTKPTKETCDELPQYEVAGVSPNLPSAQGPQPTCDIVCPRGPPGYNGTDGMPGPAGPRGLIGPTGLPGARGKPGPRGVPGQPGASFTAKGEKGDQGVIGLPGLDGKKGEKGEPGFGGAGSLGQKGERGAPGIPGLQGLPGPIGPPGPPGKVVHEGAREYVSVESAPGPRGYPGPMGPPGRDGNDGKDGAPGLPGNPGEPGERGPEGERGQPGMNGIQGPPGERGFRGPPGRPGEMSDADIRNICLGVVRDEMLALQYERGSGPPGPPGKPGPRGEQGLPGPEGPRGENGYPGMQGPEGPPGPPGRQGEKGDRGQDGIGTPGKPGRDGSPGPRGEDGVGFPGKDGQRGDPGPPGPRGERGSPGQCPLHCMFAPQAYMAPQSDKGPPAYTMKG